One window from the genome of Oryza glaberrima chromosome 3, OglaRS2, whole genome shotgun sequence encodes:
- the LOC127768644 gene encoding uncharacterized protein LOC127768644: MQNPRPPYAAHHQLQQHLASLLSAAAGEPPHPSDDASRAAALSTLRLSLLHPPNRPLLPSLAHFIAPPISVLLADDASYAVRRAAVSAYAALCAVLCAHEAPGGLPDRFVAWGLPLLGEPASAALLAEGLRELLATGDVPAVERFVPPLLAACRDVLEDERTSLTVLRCLLGLLTLVAAKFPHCFRPQFVDIVDLLLGWVFVPDLAESDRSTIMDSFLQFQWHWLGNLQFSLGLLPKFLADMEVLVHDPNLAASHNSGRLRPLFACFSTVLQIMASGVAERNSLKELIAGPLEGLAPQLLMCASVIASKLGWSERMEEASRCLVLLAEILQERFAEFYGMFVDVLAQSLEVASSVQLVAALKTNLQVLSLQNLGLRASAVEALLDFSSFLSRLRLHPNHTVVTNVATTYLFVLQHGLEDVVDQAISSLMKELELLKSLLETGRASYPDIQNLSLGSNSETQSKSNSSTFSLVGYSEHQLLSLMKFDLKILLATISVDTKKRNDKAASLTSFISAKLDPFGTPFHDFLEMQFHIFSILHRLSSMDLSSTIAPSKANGSGDSGSQTQLVIESRKSFCDCKNKFMHKYGKLVVWGLNASSSMTLKLEALAWIDTFGNLVLGMERDVDKRNISYEVHEGATLLNTILFAILDCAYDREPKVRLHVATSLEILFLGRLINPMDFSVVTQVLLDKLSDPDNAVKKGFSRLLSIALPITTYTFGLLENRWSYQHSPDTANMSKHCMSWRHVLAVKQQPRKLHWQQLVSILSYLSLRLKLPLSSWVQRLFFSYRGKKDMFSGQTDVSGDSDGNELFKGPDVDRTIIDRIYSVNNLAAVWWGIHEAARHCINLRLRTHLGGPTQTFAALERMLLDVPNLLAPEATEGEGRYIAPSDTSLLPMRLLLDFVEALKKYVYNAYEGSFVLPAPPKASSLFFRANKRVCEEWFSRICDPMLNAGLALHCNDAVIHYCSSRLLDIRNLAASSLKDNSRMGGATESHHAFRERLEADFLKVLRHASLALCRCHETDALVGLQRWAISTFYTYFEQDKQLVRGVSDSQNHFSWMSGLIYQSQGKYEKAAAHYSHLLQFEEGLASMESDGIQYIIARVIECYTSLSDWKCLEGWLSELQVLRAVHAGKPYSGALTSAGNELNAVHAMACFDGGDFHSAWGYLDLTPKSSSELSLDPKVAVERSELMLLRAMLQSHSKPDKAREELNKAKLMLDEALSVVPLNGLTEAAACAGQLYCIFAFEETTELACPNRTNQSPALMDYLLRLLQDPIDRINQDCNIWLKIFKVYRTTQPSSLPTLLLCQKLASLARKQSNLKLASRLNQYIINHPLSSSDEMEKEMLTLNIKYEGALLKHDQGKKEEALTDLWSLVRATVLSTVSDSSGAGTPLIAKACLKFSTWMERENSTHIMNMILPKVIEDINDSGGFRNGAEKLLLGDNGSVSASNSHVVSQEIIGIARKTSWQLCPSMGKAWHSYASWCITHANYSLSGTDSKLQNSLFPALQSELSPDRFHLTDNEKSEVQEIIRNFCADKDGNYVDCSISPTAGCSYNSEGNPIVSLIEQTICLLETAAGAPGSEACDGEGPSVRLSSELTVLFCKCDSAKDSSMTLIGKLIEIWWSLRCRRVSLFGHAAHAYFQYLSHSSTGLQPSYHRDVLKGKTKSYTLRALLYLLHIILNYGVELKEIVESGLSTVPLLPWQEIIPQLFARLSFHPEKIVRKQLESILVKLGKLSPCSIVYPTLVDINACEGEPSDELQRILDFLVKQYPKLVKDVKLAIEELGMVTVLWEEQWLSTLQDLHSDVLRRINILKEEAARVAANSTLSSAEKNKINAAKYSAIMTPIVVALERRLASTSREPKTSHEVWFHKEYNAQLKSAITALKTPPGSPSALGEIWRPFDSIAASLATHLRKSCISLSEIAPQLAALSTSNIPMPGFEKQIFSSSESSFADSHGTITISSFCKEVTVLSTKTRPKKLVLQGSDGQKYTYLLKGREDLRLDSRIMQLLEAINSFFYSSSDTRSRNMAIRFYSVTPISGRAGLIQWVENVSSIYNVYKTWQKRSQLAQAQLSSVNTVNNSIHKSVPPVPRPGDMFYGKIIPALKEKGIKRVISRRDWPLDVKRKVLLELMKETPKQILWQEMWCASEGFRNFNSKVKRFSSSVAAMSMIGHVLGLGDRHLDNILMDFSSGDVVHIDYNICFDKGKRLKIPEIVPFRLTQTIESALGLTGVEGVFRVTCEEVMAVLLRNKDIILMLLEVFLWDPLMEWTRGNIQDEAGIAGEEKKGMELAVSLSLFSSRIQEIRVPLQEHQDLLVTNLPATLSSLKKFLDTLEQYEVISAMFYHAEKERSSALQSETSAKSMLAEASSLAEKSRTSFELHAHELAETKAAANDEANKLAVWVEKHGRILEAIRDNSIAGVESCMQLNSKDDALSLISAVLESEVPLTVVPEPTRAQCSELDREVSQLILELQGGLSAALESLGEYALVLQQVLPVNYITTSPVTGWAQALQLSVSSGSEDLLPLAKRQAAEVIAKVQGEGINLVQQRYRDLLNQMESYVVCIERLARERSELMNSIGFENEVRSKERILSAFMNSIQLPSPKRDMGNIPFLQSGNVGVKTPAHEDIQDETGIVLSILGIAVGQLYSDVRAKVSELSSKVTGIAKFRTDETGPQADAGTSLQLFDQQVEKCALISGFVGEVHGVMEAKLVEMNTAYAKPQHRQWASTFQRILCSSTNMIEQMTEVFLPEIIRSFISYNSEVMEAFGSVSQIRGSVDTALEKLVRIELERASMTEFEQSYFMKVGRITEQQIALEEAAMMGRDHLSWEEAEELASQEEACRAQLEQLQETWSQKDMTISSLMKVESSAMNSLLSSKQYFSSLVNVDQESEFHLRRSKALLLILTKPLADLEALDHMLSACGLFPYHVDGPISNLTDVLSSGSSLSDVLWPFAGLLKDHCFFVWKLSLLDSILDLCMHEISSSVEHSFTTNQLYTALKTKLTNHVEKQVYRYIMERIAPAFILQLDKEISDLLQLSQGRRESGQPKRDSAAVGRVAVMLEEYCNAHETARAAQTAVSLMQRQSNDLTEALRKIVLEIIQVEWLHDLSSPHAQKSKVLSQNILSDDKFISVLLNISRGNLLDKIQSSVSLVTRSIECLQACENTSVSAEGQLERAMGWACAGPNTSGAGSSTTKASGIPSEFHDHLLKRRKLLRVIQEQASDLANICTSVLEFEGSRDGIYLIPEDKSSGQSTDRGRTWQQTFLNLLTRLDAAYRSFTCAEQEWKLSQFNMESAGKSLYSVTNQLSVVSSRAKSALVNLQDTLVSMYERASEVTASLSGFKHVSQHRTALTSECGSLLEEVLAIAEGLHDVYIVGKEAAVMHNSIMSNLSKANTILLPLEASLSADLAVMSEAISKEREKNNTSMPLIHGKALYQSYIIRIRDAYKNLEPLVPPLADDAKELHSLMTKLGRLSSIHAGSLHKALEVLGESETVKSQDMPSTHADILQSDSSIEKDKGSSGSREGGSQDLVTTTDLSLQDECWISPPEHSYTSSSGYTTELTQITSSENIENMDPLLVDRPVIEAPGANDQERGADSESDSSSNKQLFINNVTLTNVNSVDEVEISLSKERKSENENTNLPFKQIRGQECDNSDPKSYPDSVTRLTRGKNPFALSILKQVEHKLHGWDIDGTRSLKVSEQVDHLLKQATSIDNLCNMYEGWTPWI, encoded by the exons GGTTCTTGTGCATGATCCTAATCTTGCAGCCAGCCATAACTCTGGCCGGCTTCGCCCACTCTTTGCTTGCTTCTCCACAGTACTGCAGATAATGGCATCTGGTGTGGCTGAGAGAAATAGCCTTAAGGAACTTATAGCAGGGCCACTTGAGGGGTTGGCTCCTCAGCTTTTAATGTGTGCATCAGTGATTGCTTCTAAGCTCGGGTGGTCTGAGAGGATGGAAGAAGCGTCCAGATGCCTTGTCTTACTAGCAGAGATCCTTCAGGAAAGGTTTGCTGAATTTTATGGTATGTTTGTGGATGTGTTGGCCCAGAGCTTGGAAGTTGCCTCATCAGTGCAGTTGGTGGCAGCACTTAAGACTAACCTGCAAGTCCTGTCACTGCAAAATTTGGGGCTCCGAGCATCTGCTGTGGAAGCCTTGCTAGATTTTAGCTCATTTCTATCTCGGTTGCGTCTTCATCCAAACCACACCGTGGTCACAAATGTGGCAACCACTTACCTTTTTGTCCTGCAACATGGATTGGAAGATGTAGTTGATCAAGCCATTTCATCATTGATGAAAGAGTTGGAGCTATTGAAATCTCTGCTTGAGACGGGACGAGCAAGCTACCCTGATATCCAGAATCTATCTTTAGGTAGTAACAGTGAAACACAAAGCAAGTCAAACTCATCCACATTCTCATTGGTGGGGTATTCAGAGCATCAGTTGCTTTCTTTGATGAAATTTGATTTGAAGATTCTTCTGGCAACTATTTCAGTTGATACAAAAAAGAGGAACGACAAAGCAGCTAGTCTGACATCATTCATTTCAGCAAAGCTTGACCCATTTGGTACTCCATTTCATGATTTTCTTGAGATGCAGTTTCATATTTTCTCTATACTACACAGATTGAGCAGTATGGACCTCTCAAGTACTATCGCACCATCTAAAGCAAACGGTTCTGGCGATTCAGGTAGTCAAACTCAGCTGGTTATTGAATCAAGGAAGTCCTTTTGTGACTGCAAAAACAAATTTATGCATAAGTATGGAAAACTTGTGGTCTGGGGCCTTAATGCATCATCATCCATGACACTGAAATTAGAAGCTCTAGCTTGGATAGATACGTTTGGAAACCTGGTTCTTGGcatggaaagggatgtggataAGCGCAATATCTCATACGAAGTCCATGAGGGTGCTACCCTTCTGAATACTATCCTTTTTGCAATCTTGGATTGTGCATATGACAGAGAACCTAAAGTAAGACTGCATGTTGCAACATCTTTGGAAATACTCTTTCTTGGTAGGCTTATCAATCCCATGGATTTCTCAGTTGTGACACAAGTTCTTCTTGACAAGCTTAGTGATCCTGATAATGCTGTAAAGAAAGGATTTTCAAGGTTACTTTCAATTGCTCTTCCTATTACAACATACACATTTGGCTTGCTTGAGAATAGATGGAGTTACCAGCATTCCCCAGATACTGCTAACATGAGTAAGCATTGCATGAGTTGGAGGCATGTGCTTGCTGTGAAGCAACAACCCAGGAAACTTCATTGGCAGCAGCTTGTTTCAATTTTGAGCTACCTTTCTCTCAGATTGAAGTTACCTCTTTCTTCTTGGGTCCAGCGCCTGTTCTTTAGTTACCGTGGCAAGAAAGATATGTTCTCTGGTCAAACTGATGTTTCTGGGGATTCTGATGGGAACGAATTATTTAAAGGTCCAGATGTGGACAGAACTATTATTGATAGGATCTACTCAGTTAACAATCTTGCTGCGGTTTGGTGGGGCATTCATGAAGCTGCTCGCCACTGCATAAACCTTCGACTTCGAACTCATCTTGGTGGCCCGACACAGACATTTGCAGCTCTAGAACGCATGCTTTTGGATGTACCGAATCTATTGGCACCAGAAGCTACCGAAGGTGAAGGCAGGTATATAGCACCATCTGACACAAGCTTATTGCCTATGCGCCTGCTGTTGGATTTTGTTGAGGCGTTAAAGAAATATGTTTACAATGCATATGAAGGTTCCTTTGTTCTACCAGCACCTCCAAAAGCAAGTTCCTTGTTTTTTCGAGCAAACAAACGAGTCTGCGAAGAGTGGTTTTCTAGAATTTGTGATCCAATGCTGAATGCAGGATTAGCTTTGCACTGTAATGATGCGGTCATCCACTACTGTTCATCGCGTCTTCTAGATATCAGAAACCTTGCTGCATCATCCCTCAAGGACAACAGTCGCATGGGAGGAGCTACTGAAAGTCACCATGCTTttagagagaggttagaggcaGATTTTCTGAAGGTCTTGCGACATGCTTCACTGGCATTATGCAGGTGTCATGAAACAGATGCCTTAGTTGGGCTTCAGAGATGGGCCATATCAACGTTCTATACATACTTTGAGCAGGACAAACAACTAGTTCGAGGTGTATCTGATAGCCAGAATCACTTCTCCTGGATGTCAGGACTCATCTATCAATCTCAGGGGAAGTATGAAAAGGCTGCTGCACATTATTCCCATCTTCTACAGTTTGAAGAAGGCCTTGCCTCCATGGAATCTGATGGCATCCAGTACATCATAGCACGTGTTATTGAGTGCTACACGTCCCTGTCTGATTGGAAATGCTTAGAGGGTTGGCTTTCAGAATTACAAGTTCTCCGTGCTGTACATGCTGGCAAACCTTATTCAGGTGCTTTAACTAGCGCTGGCAATGAGCTAAATGCTGTTCATGCCATGGCATGCTTTGATGGAGGGGACTTCCATTCAGCTTGGGGCTATCTTGATTTGACTCCTAAAAGCAGCAGTGAACTCAGCCTTGATCCCAAGGTTGCAGTTGAGAGAAGTGAGTTAATGCTCTTGCGTGCAATGCTTCAATCTCACAGCAAACCTGACAAGGCACGAGAGGAGCTAAATAAGGCTAAACTGATGTTGGATGAAGCACTCTCTGTGGTCCCACTCAATGGATTAACCGAAGCTGCTGCTTGTGCTGGTCAGCTTTATTGCATCTTTGCATTTGAAGAAACCACTGAACTGGCATGCCCAAATAGAACTAATCAATCGCCAGCGCTAATGGATTATTTACTGAGACTACTGCAGGATCCCATCGATAGAATTAATCAAGATTGCAACATTTGGCTGAAAATCTTCAAAGTGTATCGTACTACACAACCATCTTCTTTACCCACACTTCTTTTGTGTCAGAAACTTGCTAGTCTTGCTAGAAAGCAGAGCAACTTGAAATTGGCTAGCCGCTTAAATCAGTACATCATAAACCACCCTTTGAGTTCATCTGATGAGATGGAAAAAGAAATGCTTACTTTGAACATTAAGTATGAAGGTGCCCTGCTGAAGCACGATCAAGGAAAGAAGGAAGAGGCTTTAACTGACCTGTGGTCACTGGTTCGTGCTACTGTTCTTTCTACAGTTAGTGATTCTTCTGGTGCTGGCACCCCATTGATTGCTAAAGCCTGTTTGAAATTCTCGACCTGGATGGAACGAGAGAATTCAACTCATATTATGAATATGATCCTTCCGAAGGTGATAGAAGATATTAATGATTCTGGTGGCTTCCGAAATGGAGCTGAGAAGCTTTTGTTAGGTGATAATGGATCAGTTTCTGCATCGAATTCTCATGTGGTTTCCCAAGAAATCATAGGAATTGCTCGAAAGACAAGCTGGCAACTTTGTCCCAGTATGGGTAAAGCATGGCATTCTTATGCATCCTGGTGCATTACTCATGCCAATTACTCTCTATCTGGAACTGATTCAAAATTGCAGAATTCGTTGTTCCCTGCTCTCCAGTCTGAGCTTTCTCCAGATAGATTTCACCTGACAGACAACGAAAAGTCTGAAGTGCAGGAAATAATAAGAAATTTCTGTGCTGATAAAGATGGAAATTATGTGGACTGTAGCATTTCACCAACGGCAGGATGCAGTTACAATTCTGAGGGGAATCCCATCGTTTCACTAATTGAGCAAACAATCTGTCTGCTAGAAACTGCAGCTGGAGCACCAGGCTCTGAGGCCTGTGATGGTGAAGGGCCTTCTGTACGGTTATCATCAGAGCTAACAGTTCTTTTCTGTAAATGTGATTCTGCAAAGGACAGCAGCATGACTTTGATTGGCAAGCTTATTGAAATTTGGTGGTCTTTAAGATGTAGGAGAGTATCACTTTTTGGGCATGCTGCTCATGCCTATTTTCAGTACCTTTCGCATTCATCAACTGGGCTTCAACCCTCATATCACCGTGATGTTTTGAAAGGGAAAACAAAGAGCTACACTCTGAGGGCATTGTTGTATCTCCTCCATATAATTTTGAACTACGGGGTGGAGTTGAAGGAAATAGTTGAAAGTGGGCTTTCAACAGTTCCTTTGTTGCCGTGGCAG GAGATTATACCGCAACTTTTTGCCCGCTTGAGCTTCCACCCAGAGAAGATAGTTAGGAAACAGTTGGAAAGCATATTGGTGAAGCTAGGGAAACTTTCTCCTTGTTCAATTGTATATCCTACTTTAGTCGATATCAATGCTTGTGAAGGAGAACCCTCGGATGAGCTTCAGCGCATATTGGATTTTCTG GTTAAGCAATATCCCAAACTAGTTAAGGATGTTAAGCTTGCAATTGAGGAGTTAGGAATGGTTACTGTTCTATGGGAGGAACAATGGTTGAGCACTTTACAAGATCTCCATTCAG ATGTTTTAAGGAGAATTAATATACTTAAAGAGGAAGCTGCAAGGGTTGCTGCAAATTCTACCCTGAGTTCAGCCGAAAAGAACAAGATCAATGCTGCAAAATACTCTGCTATTATGACTCCAATTGTAGTAGCCTTGGAGCGTCGTCTAGCTTCTACATCTCGTGAACCAAAAACATCTCACGAAGTGTGGTTCCATAAGGAATATAATGCTCAGTTGAAATCTGCAATCACAGCCCTTAAGACACCCCCTGGATCTCCATCAGCATTAGGAGAGATTTGGCGGCCTTTTGATTCGATTGCAGCTTCTTTAGCCACTCATCTGAGGAAGTCATGCATATCATTAAGTGAAATTGCGCCACAGCTAGCAGCTTTATCAACCTCTAACATTCCAATGCCTGGTTTTGAGAAGCAGATATTCAGTTCTTCAGAATCTTCTTTTGCTGACAGTCATGGCACAATTACAATATCTTCCTTCTGTAAAGAAGTAACAGTACTTTCAACAAAGACAAGGCCTAAGAAGCTTGTCTTGCAAGGATCAGACGGCCAGAAGTATACCTATCTCCTCAAGGGTCGAGAGGATTTACGCCTCGATTCTCGGATCATGCAGCTGCTAGAGGCGATAAATAGCTTTTTTTATTCATCTTCTGACACTAGAAGTCGAAATATGGCAATACGATTCTACTCTGTTACACCAATTAGTGGAAGAGCTGGACTCATCCAGTGGGTTGAGAATGTAAGTAGCATCTACAATGTGTACAAGACATGGCAAAAACGCTCTCAGTTAGCACAGGCACAGCTCTCTTCAGTTAACACTGTTAATAATAGTATTCACAAATCAGTACCACCTGTTCCCCGTCCAGGTGATATGTTCTATGGAAAGATCATTCCAGCACTGAAAGAAAAAGGGATCAAAAGAGTAATCTCACGAAGAGATTGGCCACTAGATGTTAAAAGAAAGGTTCTATTAGAGCTTATGAAAGAGACCCCAAAGCAGATACTGTGGCAAGAAATGTGGTGTGCAAGTGAAGGGTTCCGGAACTTTAACTCCAAAGTAAAGAG ATTCTCTAGCAGTGTAGCAGCCATGAGCATGATTGGCCATGTACTGGGCCTTGGAGATAGACATTTGGACAATATCCTTATGGATTTCAGCAGTGGTGATGTGGTTCACATAGATTACAATATATGCTTTGATAAAGGGAAAAGGTTGAAGATTCCAGAGATTGTTCCATTCCGTCTTACTCAAACTATTGAATCAGCTTTAGGATTAACTGGAGTTGAAGGTGTCTTTCGAGTTACTTGTGAAGAAGTTATGGCTGTTCTCTTAAGGAACAAAGATATCATATTAATGTTGTTAGAAGTATTTCTTTGGGACCCGTTGATGGAGTGGACACGTGGAAATATCCAAGATGAAGCTGGAATAGCTGGTGAGGAGAAGAAAGGAATGGAATTAGCAGTTAGTCTGAGCTTGTTCTCTTCTAGGATCCAAGAAATCAGAGTTCCTTTGCAG GAGCATCAGGATCTTTTGGTAACTAACTTGCCAGCTACACTATCTTCACTAAAG AAATTTTTGGATACTCTAGAGCAGTATGAGGTTATATCTGCTATGTTTTATCATGCTGAGAAAGAGAGATCCAGTGCTTTGCAGAGTGAAACATCAGCAAAATCAATGCTAGCTGAAGCTAGTTCACTTGCTGAAAAATCCCGCACTTCATTTGAGCTTCATGCTCATGAATTAGCAGAAACAAAAGCGGCAGCAAATGATGAAGCAAACAAGCTTGCAGTATGGGTGGAAAAACATGGAAGGATTCTTGAGGCCATACGGGACAATTCAATTGCAGGTGTAGAGTCATGCATGCAATTAAACAGCAAGGATGATGCCTTAAGCCTTATTTCAGCTGTGCTTGAATCAGAAGTCCCTCTTACAGTTGTTCCTGAGCCAACAAGAGCACAATGCTCTGAGTTGGATAGGGAGGTTTCTCAACTAATTCTTGAATTGCAGGGTGGGCTGTCTGCTGCCTTAGAGTCACTTGGTGAATATGCTTTGGTATTGCAGCAAGTTCTCCCAGTTAATTACATCACAACCAGCCCAGTTACTGGTTGGGCACAAGCTTTGCAGCTATCTGTAAGCAGTGGTTCAGAAGATCTGCTTCCCCTTGCCAAGAGGCAAGCAGCAGAAGTCATTGCTAAGGTTCAGGGTGAGGGTATTAATCTAGTTCAGCAAAGATATAGGGATCTCTTAAATCAAATGGAAAGTTATGTTGTGTGTATAGAAAGACTTGCAAGGGAACGTTCCGAACTGATGAATTCTATTGGATTCGAGAATGAAGTGCGATCTAAAGAGCGGATTCTTTCTGCATTCATGAACTCCATTCAATTGCCATCACCAAAGAGGGATATGGGTAACATTCCATTTTTACAATCAGGTAATGTTGGAGTCAAAACTCCAGCCCATGAGGATATACAGGATGAAACAGGTATTGTTCTTTCTATTCTTGGAATTGCTGTTGGTCAGCTATATAGTGACGTTAGAGCCAAGGTTTCTGAGCTTTCAAGTAAAGTTACTGGGATAGCTAAATTTAGAACAGATGAAACTGGTCCTCAAGCTGATGCTGGAACGAGTTTGCAGTTGTTTGATCAGCAGGTTGAAAAATGTGCACTAATTTCAGGATTTGTTGGTGAAGTGCATGGAGTTATGGAGGCAAAATTAGTTGAAATGAATACAGCTTATGCAAAGCCCCAGCATAGGCAATGGGCTTCCACTTTTCAGCGCATTTTGTGCTCAAGTACCAACATGATTGAACAAATGACCGAAGTATTCCTTCCAGAAATTATTAGATCGTTTATTTCATACAATTCAGAGGTAATGGAAGCTTTTGGTTCAGTTTCTCAGATTCGTGGCTCTGTTGATACAGCTCTAGAGAAACTGGTTCGGATAGAACTTGAGAGAGCATCGATGACTGAATTTGAACAGAGCTACTTCATGAAAGTTGGACGAATCACTGAGCAGCAAATAGCTCTTGAAGAAGCTGCCATGATGGGTAGAGATCATCTGTCTTGGGAAGAAGCAGAGGAGCTAGCTTCCCAGGAGGAAGCATGCAGGGCACAATTGGAGCAACTCCAAGAAACGTGGAGCCAGAAGGATATGACGATTTCATCACTTATGAAAGTAGAATCCAGTGCCATGAATTCGCTACTTTCTTCTAAACAGTATTTCTCATCTTTGGTGAATGTTGATCAAGAAAGTGAATTTCATTTGAGAAGAAGCAAGGCTCTGCTTTTGATCTTGACAAAGCCGCTTGCTGACCTTGAAGCACTTGATCATATGCTGTCAGCATGTGGCTTGTTTCCTTATCATGTAGATGGGCCCATTTCTAATCTAACAGATGTCTTGTCATCAGGTTCTTCATTATCTGATGTACTGTGGCCTTTTGCTGGCTTATTAAAGGATCATTGTTTCTTTGTTTGGAAACTCAGTTTGCTGGACTCAATTCTTGATTTGTGCATGCATGAGATTTCATCTTCTGTTGAGCACAGTTTTACTACTAACCAGCTTTATACAGCTCTTAAAACGAAGCTTACAAACCATGTGGAAAAACAAGTTTATCGGTATATCATGGAAAGGATTGCTCCTGCATTTATCCTACAGTTAGACAAAGAAATTAGTGATTTACTGCAATTGAGtcaaggaagaagagaatccgGTCAACCTAAAAGAGATTCTGCAGCTGTTGGAAGGGTTGCAGTAATGCTTGAGGAGTACTGTAATGCTCATGAGACAGCTCGAGCTGCCCAGACTGCTGTTTCTCTGATGCAAAGACAATCGAATGATCTCACAGAGGCTTTACGCAAAATCGTTCTAGAAATAATTCAAGTGGAATGGCTGCATGACCTTTCATCTCCTCACGCGCAGAAGTCTAAGGTTTTGTCACAAAATATTCTTAGTGATGATAAGTTCATATCTGTGCTCCTAAATATAAGCAGAGGCAACTTGTTGGATAAGATTCAATCTTCAGTGTCATTGGTAACAAGATCAATTGAGTGCCTGCAAGCTTGTGAAAACACTTCAGTTTCAGCTGAAGGACAACTTGAGAGAGCAATGGGATGGGCTTGTGCTGGTCCAAATACTTCTGGAGCAGGCAGTTCAACCACAAAGGCTTCAGGAATCCCATCTGAATTTCATGATCATCTGTTAAAAAGGAGGAAATTGCTTCGGGTCATCCAAGAACAGGCATCTGATCTTGCTAACATCTGCACATCTGTTTTGGAGTTTGAAGGATCGAGAGACGGAATTTACCTTATTCCTGAGGATAAATCTTCCGGACAATCTACTGACAGAGGCAGGACATGGCAGCAAACTTTCTTGAATCTCCTGACACGTCTAGATGCAGCATATCGTTCTTTCACAT GTGCAGAACAAGAGTGGAAACTCAGTCAGTTCAACATGGAAAGTGCTGGGAAAAGCTTGTATTCAGTAACCAATCAGCTCTCTGTAGTCTCTTCGAGAGCAAAATCTGCTTTAG TTAATCTACAGGATACTCTTGTGTCCATGTATGAACGAGCTTCTGAAGTCACTGCATCATTATCTGGGTTCAAACATGTTTCACAGCATCGCACTGCTTTGACTTCTGAATGTGGTTCGTTACTAGAGGAG GTTTTGGCAATAGCAGAGGGGTTGCATGATGTATATATCGTGGGAAAGGAAGCTGCTGTTATGCACAATTCAATTATGTCCAATCTTTCAAAG GCAAACACAATTTTACTTCCACTCGAAGCCTCATTGTCTGCTGATTTAGCTGTTATGTCTGAAGCAATCTcaaaggaaagagagaagaataATACCAGCATGCCTCTTATTCATGGAAAGGCATTATACCAATCTTACATTATTAGAATACGGGATGCTTACAAAAATTTAGAACCTCTGGTGCCCCCACTTGCTGACGATGCGAAGGAGTTGCACTCCTTGATGACTAAGCTTGGACGCCTTTCTAGTATTCATGCAGGGAGCCTTCATAAG GCTCTAGAAGTTCTTGGTGAAAGTGAAACTGTGAAGTCACAGGATATGCCTTCAACACATGCAGATATTTTGCAGAGTGATTCATCAATTGAGAAGGATAAAGGTTCTTCTGGGAGCAGGGAAGGTGGATCTCAGGATTTAGTAACGACCACTGATCTTTCTTTACAAGATGAATGCTGGATTTCTCCTCCCGAACACTCATATACAAGCAGTTCTGGATATACCACAGAGTTAACCCAGATTACTTCTTCTGAGAACATAGAGAATATGGATCCCTTATTGGTTGACAGGCCTGTGATAGAAGCTCCTGGTGCTAATGATCAGGAAAGAGGGGCTGATTCGGAATCAGATTCAAGTAGCAATAAGCAGTTGTTCATAAACAATGTTACATTGACGAATGTTAACAGTGTTGATGAGGTTGAAATCTCATTGTCAAAGGAGAGGAAATCTGAAAATGAGAATACAAATTTGCCATTCAAACAGATTAGAGGACAAGAATGTGATAACAGTGATCCTAAATCCTATCCAGATTCTGTGACTCGATTGACAAGAG GTAAAAATCCTTTTGCTTTGTCCATACTGAAGCAAGTGGAGCATAAGTTACATGGATGGGATATAGATGGCACCAG GTCCTTGAAGGTTTCTGAGCAAGTTGACCATCTTCTCAAGCAAGCGACAAGCATTGACAATTTGTGCAATATGTATGAGGGGTGGACACCTTGGATATGA